TCAAGGTCGGCTCCGCCTTCCACGAGCTGGCGCACTATCAGTAACATGTTGTTCCTGATGGCGAATAAAAGTGGAGATTCACCTTCTATATCATTGAAATTAGGGTCTGCTCCGGATTTGAGCAGGAATTCGATCACCTCTTTATAGCCTTTTGAAGCAGCGATACTCAATAACGTATTCCCGCTTAGATGATCAAAAGCATTGACTTCCATTCCTCCGGAAACCAGATTCTGCACTTCGCGGAGGTTGCCGTTCGCGACTGCATTGACCAGCCTGGAGTCAGCCTGGCTTGCAGCCAGAATCTGAAAGATAGATATGAGTATGAATGCGAAGATGATTTTTTTCATGGTTTCTCCTTGGAAAGCCTCATAATTATTTGATCGTCAAAATTCACAATGGCGATAGAGGTACAGCAGTGATTCGATGATGATTCATGTCCTTTACCCTCCTGCCGATAACAATTGCGGGGTTGATCCGAAAATGGTTCCGGAGGTGGAGTATGTATTACAGAACAATGGTCTATCTGTGCCTGACAGCCATGGTCATGGCTGTATATCTTACAGGTTGCGGGATCGGATCTTATAAGCTGTCATCAAACGCAGCTCCCTCCATTAATAACCTGGCGGCAAGTCAGACGGCTGGACAGGCCAATCCTGAAACAAGCCAGAAAATGTCCTCTTTGGATCAGTTAGTCGCATTACTGAGGATGGGAGCAGACGAGCAAAAGCCTGATGACTCAATGGCCAAAAAGACGGACTCCGAAGAAACTCAGAATACCACTCTATCCGCTGCTGGAAAGCAGACGATAGAAATTGCAGACAAAGTCAAGTCCGGTAAAGCGAGCCCTAATATCAGACTCAGCTCTAAGAAAATCCAGCAGGCTTTAAAAAACGCAGGATATTATTCGGGTGCAGTCGACGGTAAGATCGGCGGGGAAACAACTGAAGCGATAGGCAGATTCCAGCAGGATCATAAACTCAGAGCCAATGGTGTGATAAGCAGGGAGACCGTGCTGGAACTTAGCAAACATCTATAGACTACTTCAGTGTCCATGCTTTCAAGTGTGTTTTGAAAAGTCAGATAAATTATGTGTCGAAACTAAAGTTTCTAACGCTTCTTTCTTTTTCGAGCAATCATGGGCTATTTGAAGCCAGTTCGGGAATTAACATTCTGGAGTCAGAATCTTCTTGTTCCTTTGTATGCTGTTAAATCTGGGCAACGATTGTCTCTTGCCATTCTTTGGATTTGCAGGATTCCCGTTTGATTCTTATCATTTGCCCTCCCCGGCGAGAGAAACGGAATCCCCATCCTTGAGAGTACCCTGGCCGGTTACTACGACATTGTCACCGGCTGAGATCCCTTTCGCAAAGACCAGTCCGTTTTCCTTAGCTACAGGTTCCACGCTTTGCTGCTTAGCTTTTCCCTCCAGAACACTGAATACTGAATATGCTCCTTTGAGCTGCAACAGCGCGGTTTCAGGAACAAGAGGCACATTTTCATAATTATTCACAATGATTTCACCTTTTACATACATTCCGGCTTTGAATCCAGCTGTATTGTCCATCATCAGTTTCACGCGGTAAGCCCTGGAGGAGTCGGCATAGAGATCCACATAGGCTACCTTGGCGGGATATGTACCTTCGACCATGCATTGCTGCCCCTGACTCACAAGCCTGATCTGATTCTCGGAAATCTTGGTTTCTGCATAAACAGTTTTTAGATCAAGCACCCTTCCCAGAATCATGCCCGGAGAAACAGTCTGCCCTAGAATCACGTCACGACCTGCGAAAAAGCCGCTGATCGGTGCCTTGATTTCGGTGCGGTTGAGATTGAGTTCAGCCAGTTCATGTGCAGCCTTGGCCGAAGCAAGCCCGCTTTTAGCTGCACTCAGCGCAGTTTGGGTGGATTCAAAACTCTTTTGATTAATCACATGTTCGTCGAACAGGATCTTGTTCCTTTTATAGTCATTCTGAGCCTCGTTGTTTTTCTGCTGGGCGTTTTTCAGAGCTCCATCAACCTGGTCGAGGGCTATCTGATAGCGTTTCCTGTCCAGCGTAATCAAGACTTCACCTGTATTGACAGGCATTCCATCTTCGACATTAACAGCCATAACAGTGGATGAAACATCCGGAGCCACTATGTATTCGACAAAAGGTTTGATTTCCCCGGAAAAACTCAGTATTTCCCTAATATTTCCACTTTTTACCTCTGAAACAACTACCTGGGTAACCGCAAAGGCTGTGGCCATTATTCCAACTAAAAAAACCAGGCTGATCCTCTTCTTCATTTCAACGCTCCTTCCTTTGGCAATTTTCTGTGCTGAGCTAATGTACTTATTCAAAATCATACGATTAATAAATTTGTTGTCACGATTTTTCAGGGATTCTTAAAGTCTGGAAAATGAATCTCATAACATAAAAGTGGAAGAAAAAATATGATTTGTTACAAAGCTTTCCAGAAATTTAATTTTTCGATTTCTTCTATGTGAAATCATCAATTCAATTGCTTGTCCAAAACCTCATCATTTCACAAGATGTAACAAATCCAAAAAAAAATCGCACTGAATAATAGAATGTCCATCAGATTTGAAGGAGGTCAATCGCAAGTCCGGCAGCATGTAAAATTTCATTGTGTTTGTTAGCACGTTTCAAAAATCTGTCACAAAATCAAAATCAACCTTAGAGGGGGGGATACTAAAATGAACATACCTGAAATCGCTGTGAAAAGACCAGTGGGCGTTACGATGGTGGTGATGATTTTCATACTGTTGGGCGGAATTGCCATGTTCAATCTCAACGTGGACCTGTATCCGAACATTGATTATCCCAATGCTTTTATCCGGGTCCCTTATCCCGGAGTCGCTCCTGCTGACATGGAAAACATCGTTACACGCAAGATCGAGGAAGAGCTCAATTCACTGGAGAACGTGAAAAACATCAACTCGCATTCACAGGAAGGCCAGTCCATGATCTCAGTAGAGTTCGTCTGGGGCACAAACTTAGACCTTGCTGCAGTCGACCTGCGGGAAAAGGTGGATTCAGCGAAGCGCAAGCTTCCCAGTGAAATCGAACGGATCATGGTCGGAAAGCAGGACATGAACGCCAGGCCGATCATGGATATTGCACTTGGTGGGGAATACGATGCTAGGACTCTGCGCACGATTGCAGACAAGGAGATAATTCCCATCCTGCAGAGAATTTCCGGCGTCGCCGCAGTGGATGTCTCAGGAGGACTGGAGCGCGAGATCAGGGTCAAAGTCGATCCCACCATGCTGAATTCACTGGGAATCACGATCAATGATGTGATCAAGGCCATGAATGTCGACAATCAGGATACTCCTGTCGGAGATGTCACTGAAGGCAATTTCAAGTATCTTGTCCGAGCCCAAGGTGAGATCAAGAAGCCGGAAGAACTGGGAAAAGTCATTGTCAAAAAACTGGCCGGACGTCCGGTGTATCTAAATGAACTAGCCACCATCGAAGACAGTTATAAGGACCGCTCATCGATTTCCCGGATGAACGGCACTCCTTCCGTAACACTGGGAGTGAGGAAAACCCAGGGCGCTAATCCTGTGCTTATCTCAGATGCAGTCCAAAAGCTGATCCCTGAGATTGCCAGGAAATATCAGGGTAAGCTCCAGATAGTAATCGGAAATGACAACTCGACCTTTATCAAGGAGTCGATCACAATGGCCACTGAAGCTGCGATCATCGGGGGCATTTTGTCCATATTCATCATCTTCGCTTTCCTGCGCAACCTGCGCGCTACCTTCATCATCGGCACCAGCATTCCACTGGCAATCATCGTCACCTTCCTGTTCATGTACATGAAAAAAGGCATGACCATTAATCTGATCACATTAGGAGGACTTGCACTGGGGATCGGGATCATGGTGGACAATGCGATCGTATCGCTTGAAAACATTTTCCGCTATGTCAGGCTGCACGGCAGCGAAAACAGGGAACAGTGCGCCATTAAAGCCACCAATGAAGTGATGATGGTGATCCTGGCCTCAACCCTGACTCATATAGTTGTTTTTGTGCCGATCGGCCTGGTGCCGGGGGCTACCGGTGAAATGTTTTTCAATCTTGCTCTCACGATCATTTTCGCTGAAATCGCCACCTATTTTGTGGCAATCAGCTTCGTGCCCATGCTGGCTTCGAAAATGCTGAAAGTCGAGACTGAAAAGAAAGAGCCGCTGATGGATGTGCTGAGAAGAGCTTACAAGCGCAACCTGTTCTGGCTCCTGTCCAGCCCAGGGCGGCGCTGGGGATACATTGCGGCAGTCGCTGTCGTTTTCTGCCTGAGCCTGGCTTTTCTGCCTGCCATGGAATTTTTCCCTTACATGGACAGAGGCATGTTCAGCATCAGATTCTCTTTGCCGGAAGGAACCACTGTCGAAAAAACCGATGAGACTGTCAGGCAGATCGAATCAATACTCAAGAAATACAAAGATGCTGAACGTATCATCACCCGCACAGAGATGGGCGGGGGAAATTTGACGGTGATCCTGCCGCCCAGAAATGTCCGTACTTTGAGCGTGAAACAGCTCATGACAAAAGTAAGGGAAGAAGTCGGGATAATCAGCGGAGTTATCCGCATCACCTATACTGAGCTGAAACTGGGTCAGGGTTACAGCCATGGAACAGGCAAGCCGATCCAGATCGAGGTTGCCGGAGACGATTTCCCTGTGATCGAGGATCTCTGCAGGAAAGTTGCAAAGCAGCTGAAAAATGTTTCCGGCCTCAGGGACATAGATGATGGAACTGAAAACGGCCGTCCTGAAGTGAGGATAGAGTTTGATAAGGAAAAACTCAGGGATCTGCAGCTTGACCTGGCCACCGTTTCAGGCATGGTGAGAACCTATGTCTATGGAAGCCTGGTCGGAAAATTCAAGGAAGCCAACGAGGAATTCGACATCCGTGTGGAAGCCGCAGATGTTTACAAGGACCAGATCAGTAAGCTCCGCGAACTCAAGATCGTGGTGGATGACAAGACAACAGTGATCTTGTCACAGGTGGCACGCATCTATTTCGGCAGCAGTTACACGACTATAAACCGCAGAAATCTCAAGCGCATCCAGGTAGTAGAAGCTGACATCAAGGATCGTCCTCTGCAGGCAGTGACGCTTGATATCCAGAAGGAGCTGGCTAAGGTTCAATTCCCTGACGGTTACATCTACAATTTCGGGGGTGAGGAAGAGGAGCGCAAGGAAGCTTTCCGCAACCTGTTGATGGCCATGATCGCGGCCTTCCTGCTGGTCTACATTGTGATGGCCATCCAGTACGACTCATTCATTGATCCATTCGTGATCATGTTCACCATCCCGCTTTCCATCATCGGGGTCGTAGCAGCACTAAAGGTGTTTGGCATGGCCCTGTCCACGACTGCGTTCATTGGAGTGATCATGTTGGGTGGGATTGTCGTCAACAATGGCATCATCCTGGTGGATTTCATCAATCACAGGAGAGTCAATGAAAAAGAAGACAAGATCACAGCAGTGCTTGAATCGGGAGCGATCCGGCTGAGGCCGATCCTGATGACAGTGCTGACCACCATTCTAGGCATGATTCCCCTGTCCCTCGGTATCGGGTCAGGTGCGGATTTTTTTCAGCCGCTGGCAGTCACTGTAATCGGTGGTCTGACTATCTCGACTCTTTTTACCCTGACATTTATTCCCGTTCTCTATGTAATCATGGACAATACCAGAGAGAGTATGATGAGATGGGTTAAAATAAAGTTTTAGAATCTAGAATTTTTTTACAGCTGTAGAATCTAGACAAAATCATGAGTCAGATACCGATTTGGAAAAATTTGTAACAAATCGGATTTATTTAGCCACTGATATATAATGGAAGCCAAGTTGAGCAGCTGCTGATAGTATGTGATGAGAAAAGAACTTGGCTAAATTTAGCGGCCCTGGAAGAATAGCATTCTGGATGATTGTATACCAATGCAACAATCAGACGGGCTAGTATACAAGAGAGATATGCGCCAATTTTCTAAAATGCGTACCACGCCTTATTCCGGGCGCATGTCTCTCACCCTTTAGAAAACCTTTGGGTTAAAAATAGATGCCTTTGATCAGCGAGTTTGTAAGCATTGAAGAAAGAAGAGAGATAGAAGAAACTCTCATTGGAAGCCCAGCAGCTTTTGCCAGGCTCATGAAACGCCATCAGAAGCAGGTGGCTTACCTGATGTGGCGGTTCACCCGCAACAGGGAAGACCTGGAGGAACTGGTGCATGATATCTTTGTTGAAGCATTTCAGAACCTCAGGAGCTTCAGAGGAGAGTCGTCGTTCCTGCGCTGGTTGAAGACGATAGCCTATCGGACAGGATACAGGTACTGGAAGAAAAACAGGGAAATCAGGACGGTTTCTATTTCGGAGGTAAGCGAACCTGGCAGCAGGGAAACAGAAACTTCGGACATGGAGGTAGCGCTGTACAGTGTTTTGGAGCATTTACCGGCCAGAGAAAGGCTCATCATGACCCTCCACTATTTCGAGGGATATGATATGCGGGAGATTTCCATCAGGATGGGCTGGAGTTATACACTGATAAGGGTCAGCGCATTCAGAGCCAGAAAAAAAATAAAGCAGCAGCTCGAAAAAGCCGGTTTTGGAGGAGAGCATGAAGGAAATCGAAAGCATTCTGCACAGTCTCAGCGAAGCTGAAGAAAGGGTAAAAGTTCCAGAGATCGATGTCACAGACTTGGTGCTTCAGACCCTTGATGAACTGGAATGGAGCGAGAATTATTCATACAACTGGTTCGCAATTGTGCTCTCGATCCTGGTGACGATAGAATTATGGATTTGTGGCCCCTTGTTCTATACTGTGGTTGACCCGCTTGGAGCATTTTTCCGGATATACGCATTTGCATATCCTTTATAATCAGGAGATGAGAGATGGGTAAGCTTGAAAAACTGGATAAAATCGCCCGGATCAAGAAGAATCGCAAGCTGAAGACAGCTGGATTGCTTATTTTTACTCTTATCTGCGGCATATTGCTTGGAAGCGGCATTACTCTGAAGGTGATCTGGGGTGGATTCGTCAAGAGGATGAATCATACCGATTCGACCCCTGATTTCATGACGCACTGTTTAAAGAAAGAACTGTCATTGAATGAAAACCAGGTAAAGCTGATTGAAGTGATCGTGAAAAAGCAAATCGAAGCTATGGAGAAACTGCACACTCAGTTCAAACCACTTAGAGAAGCGGAACTGGAAAAATTCTGTGTAGAGATCGAAGCAGTGCTGACTCCTGATCAGGTGAAGATCTGGGACGACAAGTTCGATCAACTGGCTAAGAATTTCAACTTCGAAAGAAGGTCGAGAAACGGGCACAAGTCATGTCCTACTTGCACTAAGGAATTGAGTTCTTCTCCTCATGATTCGCAGGAAGTTCCCCATTGATCAGTGTCCTGCGCAAGGAATACGCGAATTGCAAATGACATAACTCTGTTAGTAAATAATAAGAAATAGATGCAGGGGGAGCAATGAAGAAAAAGGTTCTGGTTATTGACGATGACATGGATATACTGGACTTGACCAAACTGGCCCTGAATACTGATTATGAAGTGATATCACAGAGCTTCTGTTCTGACATTCAGGAAATCTGCGAACTGTTTCAACCGGACCTGGTGTTGATCGACCTCAAGCTGCCGGACAGTGATGGTTACCAACTTTGCAGCCAGATTCGCGCATTCAATAAAGACCTGCCGGTAATCCTAATGACAGGTGTGGAGTTACGGGCTTTAAAGAATAATTACCCGATCGTCGAAGCCAATGATTACCTGCTCAAACCTTTCCAAATAGAAGAGCTCCGGGAAAGGGTGGAAAAAGTGCTGAGGATTTCACTGGAGTGACTCTTAATAAACGTAAACACATCCGGAGCCTATTCGGCATTTCCCGTATTCTATGCGCATGAAGCCCTGTTCACCCCATTTGGTACCCCACGAATTCTTTATGATCCAGCAGCCACGCGAACCCTTCGTGTCGTCCCAGCCCACTATGTTCAGGGCATGGTTGAGCTTGTCCTGGCAGTTGTGGTTGAAGACTCCGCCGTTATAGTATCCGAAATTCTTGTCCACTGCGGCAAGGGTCAGAATCGGACCATAATTATAGATGGCTGCTTTCATCGAATTGATGTCAGGGTTGACAGGCATGACCCCGCCAAGGCGGTAGGGGCGTCTCAGGCCTGCTCGACATTCGGCAGTGAGTCCTGTATAAGGGCAGTCCGATTCCAGCGCTCCGCCATACTGCTGGAAGAAATAGAATGCCCTGGCATCGCCTCCGCCGTTCATGGTGAAGCCGAACTGATTGCACGAGATCAGGTCCTGCTCCGAGATGTCCACTGCCTGTTTCATCCTGAGCAGTATGCAGGACTCGAAGATGCCTGTTACTCCGAAAGCCCAGCAGCAGTTCACCCGTCCCTGGTTTTTGATTGGTGTGACGCCATTTCTGAGCCTCCAGTCAAAGGCCTGCAGCGGCCTGAAATTTTCCGGGGCACGCAGGGGAAGC
The DNA window shown above is from Candidatus Wallbacteria bacterium and carries:
- a CDS encoding ankyrin repeat domain-containing protein codes for the protein MKKIIFAFILISIFQILAASQADSRLVNAVANGNLREVQNLVSGGMEVNAFDHLSGNTLLSIAASKGYKEVIEFLLKSGADPNFNDIEGESPLLFAIRNNMLLIVRQLVEGGADLDAGDKRQVTPLMCAIFTGRDEIAEYLIGKGVKLDARNNQGATALMYAAATGNQKMAELLLEKGADRNLLDQTGCSAAQIARNSGHVRIANLITDVKTAPRIKRETTVNPSIF
- a CDS encoding peptidoglycan-binding domain-containing protein translates to MYYRTMVYLCLTAMVMAVYLTGCGIGSYKLSSNAAPSINNLAASQTAGQANPETSQKMSSLDQLVALLRMGADEQKPDDSMAKKTDSEETQNTTLSAAGKQTIEIADKVKSGKASPNIRLSSKKIQQALKNAGYYSGAVDGKIGGETTEAIGRFQQDHKLRANGVISRETVLELSKHL
- a CDS encoding efflux RND transporter periplasmic adaptor subunit codes for the protein MKKRISLVFLVGIMATAFAVTQVVVSEVKSGNIREILSFSGEIKPFVEYIVAPDVSSTVMAVNVEDGMPVNTGEVLITLDRKRYQIALDQVDGALKNAQQKNNEAQNDYKRNKILFDEHVINQKSFESTQTALSAAKSGLASAKAAHELAELNLNRTEIKAPISGFFAGRDVILGQTVSPGMILGRVLDLKTVYAETKISENQIRLVSQGQQCMVEGTYPAKVAYVDLYADSSRAYRVKLMMDNTAGFKAGMYVKGEIIVNNYENVPLVPETALLQLKGAYSVFSVLEGKAKQQSVEPVAKENGLVFAKGISAGDNVVVTGQGTLKDGDSVSLAGEGK
- a CDS encoding efflux RND transporter permease subunit, with translation MNIPEIAVKRPVGVTMVVMIFILLGGIAMFNLNVDLYPNIDYPNAFIRVPYPGVAPADMENIVTRKIEEELNSLENVKNINSHSQEGQSMISVEFVWGTNLDLAAVDLREKVDSAKRKLPSEIERIMVGKQDMNARPIMDIALGGEYDARTLRTIADKEIIPILQRISGVAAVDVSGGLEREIRVKVDPTMLNSLGITINDVIKAMNVDNQDTPVGDVTEGNFKYLVRAQGEIKKPEELGKVIVKKLAGRPVYLNELATIEDSYKDRSSISRMNGTPSVTLGVRKTQGANPVLISDAVQKLIPEIARKYQGKLQIVIGNDNSTFIKESITMATEAAIIGGILSIFIIFAFLRNLRATFIIGTSIPLAIIVTFLFMYMKKGMTINLITLGGLALGIGIMVDNAIVSLENIFRYVRLHGSENREQCAIKATNEVMMVILASTLTHIVVFVPIGLVPGATGEMFFNLALTIIFAEIATYFVAISFVPMLASKMLKVETEKKEPLMDVLRRAYKRNLFWLLSSPGRRWGYIAAVAVVFCLSLAFLPAMEFFPYMDRGMFSIRFSLPEGTTVEKTDETVRQIESILKKYKDAERIITRTEMGGGNLTVILPPRNVRTLSVKQLMTKVREEVGIISGVIRITYTELKLGQGYSHGTGKPIQIEVAGDDFPVIEDLCRKVAKQLKNVSGLRDIDDGTENGRPEVRIEFDKEKLRDLQLDLATVSGMVRTYVYGSLVGKFKEANEEFDIRVEAADVYKDQISKLRELKIVVDDKTTVILSQVARIYFGSSYTTINRRNLKRIQVVEADIKDRPLQAVTLDIQKELAKVQFPDGYIYNFGGEEEERKEAFRNLLMAMIAAFLLVYIVMAIQYDSFIDPFVIMFTIPLSIIGVVAALKVFGMALSTTAFIGVIMLGGIVVNNGIILVDFINHRRVNEKEDKITAVLESGAIRLRPILMTVLTTILGMIPLSLGIGSGADFFQPLAVTVIGGLTISTLFTLTFIPVLYVIMDNTRESMMRWVKIKF
- a CDS encoding sigma-70 family RNA polymerase sigma factor, coding for MPLISEFVSIEERREIEETLIGSPAAFARLMKRHQKQVAYLMWRFTRNREDLEELVHDIFVEAFQNLRSFRGESSFLRWLKTIAYRTGYRYWKKNREIRTVSISEVSEPGSRETETSDMEVALYSVLEHLPARERLIMTLHYFEGYDMREISIRMGWSYTLIRVSAFRARKKIKQQLEKAGFGGEHEGNRKHSAQSQRS
- a CDS encoding response regulator gives rise to the protein MKKKVLVIDDDMDILDLTKLALNTDYEVISQSFCSDIQEICELFQPDLVLIDLKLPDSDGYQLCSQIRAFNKDLPVILMTGVELRALKNNYPIVEANDYLLKPFQIEELRERVEKVLRISLE
- a CDS encoding C1 family peptidase → MFKGIFFLFAMVILLAAQSMLSAASPETLLLIRNSLSFREALEICRQEGATYTIAEDAMPAPVDIGELCLPISTENIFQDRLLPLRAPENFRPLQAFDWRLRNGVTPIKNQGRVNCCWAFGVTGIFESCILLRMKQAVDISEQDLISCNQFGFTMNGGGDARAFYFFQQYGGALESDCPYTGLTAECRAGLRRPYRLGGVMPVNPDINSMKAAIYNYGPILTLAAVDKNFGYYNGGVFNHNCQDKLNHALNIVGWDDTKGSRGCWIIKNSWGTKWGEQGFMRIEYGKCRIGSGCVYVY